The following are encoded in a window of Anopheles gambiae chromosome X, idAnoGambNW_F1_1, whole genome shotgun sequence genomic DNA:
- the LOC1272078 gene encoding kinesin-associated protein 3, producing the protein MLLVSFLHLLAGLALCFFTVHYIYYIVTALYRFSGAQMQSEDAKYIKKRWKGGTVEPHPTEKALIVNYKLEAAVFGDPGDPMLEDKKDCQRIIRLKSLNSKTDPAVLAREVVDKCDLIHKSQLCDIEQIIYYLKNRKVVETPVVGAAGGHHNHHQQRSVSRISDKASAPVDTEKASIRNVDDYIELLYEDLAEKVKGSRLILQLARDPDNLEELEKNEAVLSALSRVLREDWRRSLDLSTNIIYIFFCFSTYTNFHSVIVNYKIGSLCMDVIDYELRRYDQMKHDIDARKSMSASSCSTGSGKERDLDGGVAGGGKSSTEQLDTIIDQEKPKEMEPPRRRIPELKQRPKSGNWSGSLIGSGITLNSPLTKAHSMNNSYHEQLTNESSPTSQGGAGAGFVSPITSSNSTESMNAGGGGGGSGSHTPGSDTTVAVCEKPDPRKLKDDYDKINKQFKLFVRKQEQLLRVAFYLLLNIAENVKLEEKMRKKNIVKMLLTALERQNFDLLVLVVTFLKKLSIVLDNKEEMYELNIVEKLPRLLQSQKDLVQMTLKLLFNLSFDARLRAKMIRVGLLPKLVTFLSDDKHHGIVTKILYHMSLDDKVKSMFTYTDCVPVVVDMLLLNLNQKSDPDLIALGINLALNRRNAAMMIENNRLHSLMSRAFKCQDTLIMKMIRNISLHDTLRPHFVDFVGDLAKILTECDEEEFSVECLGILGNLALADLDYSQIIHNFNLIPLIRTMLVPGKYKDDLVLEMVVFIGTCALDESCAMLLCKADVILSLIELLKAKQEDDEMVLQIVFVFQQVLRHESTRCYMIKDTESPAYLIDLMHDKNEEIRRVCDVCLDIIAITDTEWASRITLEKFRNHNSQWLSMVDSQENADDIQTYGPIEDDEADLPTYLTSEYLDQLYLLGGDGADENDCNKHRSGSSMSNYSRPVSRYSRDLEDMEIIH; encoded by the exons ATGCTGTTGGTCAGCTTTTTGCACCTGCTAGCGGGATTAGCGTTGTGTTTCTTTACCGTACACTACATCTACTACATCGTAACAGCACTGTATCGGTTTTCTGGCGCTCAGATGCAATCGGAGGATGCgaaatacattaaaaa ACGATGGAAGGGAGGAACTGTCGAACCTCATCCCACGGAAAAGGCACTCATTGTGAACTACAAACTAGAAGCGGCCGTCTTCGGTGACCCTGGTGATCCCATGCTGGAGGATAAAAAG GACTGCCAGCGGATCATTCGGCTCAAGTCGCTCAACTCGAAGACCGATCCGGCCGTGCTCGCGCGGGAGGTGGTGGACAAGTGCGACCTGATCCACAAATCGCAACTGTGCGATATTGAGCAGATCATCTACTACCTGAAGAACCGGAAGGTGGTGGAAACGCCCGTCGTCGGGGCGGCCGGCGGtcaccacaaccaccatcagcagcggTCCGTTTCGCGCATCTCGGACAAAGCGAGCGCGCCGGTCGACACGGAGAAGGCGTCGATCCGCAACGTGGACGACTACATCGAGCTACTGTACGAGGATTTGGCGGAGAAGGTGAAGGGCTCGCGGCTGATACTGCAGCTCGCCCGCGATCCGGACAATCTGGAAGAGCTGGAGAAGAATG AAGCGGTACTGAGTGCGCTTTCGCGCGTGCTGCGCGAAGACTGGCGCCGGTCGCTCGACCTGTCGACCAACATCATCTACATCTTTTTCTGCTTCTCGACCTACACCAACTTCCACTCGGTGATAGTGAACTACAAGATCGGGTCGCTGTGCATGGACGTGATCGACTACGAGTTGCGCCGGTACGATCAGATGAAGCACGACATTGACGCGCGCAAAAGCATGTCCGCGAGCAGCTGCAGCACGGGCAGCGGCAAGGAGCGGGACCTGGACGGGGGCGTCGCGGGCGGCGGCAAGAGCAGCACCGAGCAGCTGGACACGATCATCGACCAGGAGAAGCCGAAGGAGATGGAGCCGCCACGGCGGCGCATCCCGGAGCTGAAGCAGCGGCCCAAGTCGGGCAACTGGAGCGGCAGCCTGATCGGGAGCGGCATAACCCTGAACAGCCCGCTTACAAAGGCCCACTCGATGAACAACAGCTACCACGAGCAGCTGACGAACGAGTCCAGCCCGACGAGCCAGGGTGGCGCGGGCGCTGGTTTCGTCAGCCCCATCACCAGCTCCAACTCGACCGAGTCGATGAatgccggcggcggcggcggcggcagtggtTCGCACACGCCCGGCTCGGATACCACGGTGGCGGTGTGCGAAAAGCCGGACCCGCGCAAGCTGAAGGACGATTACGACAAAATCAACAAGCAGTTCAAGCTGTTCGTCCGCAAGCAGGAGCAGCTGCTGCGGGTCGCCTTCTACCTGCTGCTGAACATTGCGGAAAACGTGAAGCTCGAGGAGAAGATGCGCAAGAAGAACATCGTCAAGATGCTGCTGACCGCGCTCGAGCGGCAAAACTTTGacctgctggtgctggtcgTCACCTTCCTGAAGAAGCTCTCGATCGTGCTCGACAACAAGGAGGAAATGTACGAGCTGAACATCGTAGAGAAGCTGCCGCGGCTGCTCCAGTCCCAGAAGGATCTGGTGCAGATGACGCTCAAGCTGCTGTTCAACCTGTCGTTCGATGCGCGGCTGCGGGCGAAGATGATACGCGTCGGGCTGCTGCCGAAGCTGGTCACGTTCCTGAGCGACGACAAGCACCACGGCATCGTGACGAAGATCCTGTACCACATGAGCCTGGACGACAAGGTGAAGTCGATGTTCACGTACACCGACTGCGTGCCGGTCGTGGTggacatgctgctgctgaacctGAACCAAAAGTCCGACCCGGACCTGATTGCGCTCGGCATCAATCTCGCGCTGAACCGGCGCAACGCGGCCATGATGATCGAGAACAACCGGCTGCACAGCTTGATGTCGCGCGCGTTCAAGTGCCAGGACACGCTGATCATGAAGATGATACGCAACATCTCGCTGCACGACACGCTGCGGCCCCACTTTGTG GACTTTGTGGGCGATCTCGCCAAAATTCTAACCGAGTGTGACGAGGAAGAGTTCTCCGTCGAGTGTCTCGGCATACTGGGCAACTTGGCACTGGCCGATCTCGATTATTCCCAAATCATTCACAACTTTAACCTTATACCGCTGATACGAACCATGCTTGTACCAG GTAAATACAAGGACGATCTGGTATTAGAGATGGTCGTGTTCATTGGCACGTGCGCACTGGACGAATCATGCGCTATGCTGCTGTGCAAAGCGGACGTGATTCTGTCCCTGATCGAGCTGCTGAAGGCGAAGCAGGAGGACGACGAGATGGTGCTGCAGATCGTGTTCGTGTTTCAGCAGGTGCTGCGCCACGAAAGCACCCGCTGCTACATGATCAAGGACACGGAGTCGCCCGCCTACCTGATCGATCTGATGCACGACAAGAACGAGGAGATACGGCGCGTGTGCGACGTCTGTCTGGACATTATCGCCATCACCGACACGGAATGGGCATCGCGGATAACG ctGGAAAAGTTCCGCAACCACAACAGCCAGTGGCTCAGCATGGTGGACTCGCAGGAAAACGCGGACGACATTCAAACGTACGGACCGATCGAGGACGACGAGGCCGACCTGCCCACCTATCTCACCTCCGAGTATCTCGATCAGCTGTACCTGCTCGGTGGTGACGGGGCGGACGAGAACGACTGCAACAAGCACCGGTCCGGCTCGTCCATGTCTAACTACAGCCGTCCGGTCAGCCG CTATAGCCGCGATCTAGAGGATATGGAAATTATTCACTAA
- the LOC1272077 gene encoding uridine phosphorylase 1 isoform X2, with the protein MSWIYRSSVSEDEERDEYNDGSVKLRNPNIELMDQDILYHLALGSGSHDLHEMFGDVKFVCMGGTPKRMETFAHFIMDEIGYKLPAGTQLQDISAFSYRYSMYKVGPVLSISHGMGVPSVGILLHELIKLMYHAKVKDPIFMRIGTCGGIGVEGGTVVITEDAYDGLLRNSYELAILGKIVHRPAILDKRLVRELKSLATQDDPYDTISGKTMCTYDFYEGQGRLDGAFCEFTETDKMAYLEKLRDFGVVNIEMECTIFAALTHYAGIKAAIVCVTLLDRLKGDQVMAPKEVMNEWQQRPQILVSRLIKKHLAQMGQLKSLASTPSSIKSPRRFKLVQQESEAHE; encoded by the exons ATGTCCTGGATCTACCGCTCCTCCGTATCTGAAGACGAGGAAAGAGACGA ATACAACGATGGATCGGTCAAGCTGCGCAATCCCAACATTGAGCTCATGGACCAAGACATCCTGTACCATCTGGCGCTCGGTAGCGGCAGCCACGATCTGCACGAAATGTTCGGCGACGTGAAG TTCGTCTGCATGGGCGGCACGCCGAAGCGCATGGAAACGTTCGCGCACTTTATAATGGACGAGATAGGCTACAAGCTGCCCGCCGGCACCCAGCTGCAGGATATCAGTGCATTTTCCTATCGCTACTCAATGTACAAG gtTGGTCCAGTACTCTCCATCAGCCATGGTATGGGCGTACCGTCCGTCGGCATTCTGCTGCACGAGCTGATCAAGCTGATGTACCACGCCAAGGTGAAGGATCCGATCTTCATGCGGATCGGTACGTGCGGCGGTATCGGTGTCGAGGGCGGCACCGTCGTCATCACGGAGGACGCGTACGACGGTTTGCTCCGGAACAGCTACGAACTG GCAATTCTTGGCAAAATCGTTCATCGTCCGGCTATTTTGGACAAGCGGCTGGTACGCGAACTGAAATCGCTAGCCACGCAAGATGATCCGTACGACACCATCAGCGGCAAAACGATGTGCACCTACGATTTCTACGAAG GCCAGGGCAGGCTAGACGGTGCGTTCTGCGAGTTTACCGAAACGGACAAAATGGCCTACCTGGAGAAGCTGCGCGACTTTGGCGTGGTTAACATCGAGATGGAGTGTACCATCTTCGCGGCGCTGACGCACTACGCCGGCATCAAGGCGGCGATCGTCTGCGTCACGCTGCTGGACCGGCTGAAGGGCGACCAGGTGATGGCGCCGAAGGAGGTGATGAACGAATGGCAGCAGCGGCCCCAGATACTGGTGTCCCGGCTAATCAAGAAGCATCTCGCCCAGATGGGCCAGCTCAAGTCGCTCGCCTCGACGCCCTCGTCCATCAAGTCGCCGCGCCGATTTAAGCTGGTCCAGCAGGAATCGGAGGCGCACGAGTAA
- the LOC1272077 gene encoding uridine phosphorylase 1 isoform X1 yields MAYQGEQKRDTTNSLKVTQLDAQSEEEERSETAKLTRYNDGSVKLRNPNIELMDQDILYHLALGSGSHDLHEMFGDVKFVCMGGTPKRMETFAHFIMDEIGYKLPAGTQLQDISAFSYRYSMYKVGPVLSISHGMGVPSVGILLHELIKLMYHAKVKDPIFMRIGTCGGIGVEGGTVVITEDAYDGLLRNSYELAILGKIVHRPAILDKRLVRELKSLATQDDPYDTISGKTMCTYDFYEGQGRLDGAFCEFTETDKMAYLEKLRDFGVVNIEMECTIFAALTHYAGIKAAIVCVTLLDRLKGDQVMAPKEVMNEWQQRPQILVSRLIKKHLAQMGQLKSLASTPSSIKSPRRFKLVQQESEAHE; encoded by the exons ATGGCTTACCAAGGCGAGCAGAAGCGTGATACGACAAACAGTTTGAAAGTGACGCAGCTCGATGCCCAAAGTGAGGAGGAGGAACGCTCGGAGACAGCCAAGCTGACCAG ATACAACGATGGATCGGTCAAGCTGCGCAATCCCAACATTGAGCTCATGGACCAAGACATCCTGTACCATCTGGCGCTCGGTAGCGGCAGCCACGATCTGCACGAAATGTTCGGCGACGTGAAG TTCGTCTGCATGGGCGGCACGCCGAAGCGCATGGAAACGTTCGCGCACTTTATAATGGACGAGATAGGCTACAAGCTGCCCGCCGGCACCCAGCTGCAGGATATCAGTGCATTTTCCTATCGCTACTCAATGTACAAG gtTGGTCCAGTACTCTCCATCAGCCATGGTATGGGCGTACCGTCCGTCGGCATTCTGCTGCACGAGCTGATCAAGCTGATGTACCACGCCAAGGTGAAGGATCCGATCTTCATGCGGATCGGTACGTGCGGCGGTATCGGTGTCGAGGGCGGCACCGTCGTCATCACGGAGGACGCGTACGACGGTTTGCTCCGGAACAGCTACGAACTG GCAATTCTTGGCAAAATCGTTCATCGTCCGGCTATTTTGGACAAGCGGCTGGTACGCGAACTGAAATCGCTAGCCACGCAAGATGATCCGTACGACACCATCAGCGGCAAAACGATGTGCACCTACGATTTCTACGAAG GCCAGGGCAGGCTAGACGGTGCGTTCTGCGAGTTTACCGAAACGGACAAAATGGCCTACCTGGAGAAGCTGCGCGACTTTGGCGTGGTTAACATCGAGATGGAGTGTACCATCTTCGCGGCGCTGACGCACTACGCCGGCATCAAGGCGGCGATCGTCTGCGTCACGCTGCTGGACCGGCTGAAGGGCGACCAGGTGATGGCGCCGAAGGAGGTGATGAACGAATGGCAGCAGCGGCCCCAGATACTGGTGTCCCGGCTAATCAAGAAGCATCTCGCCCAGATGGGCCAGCTCAAGTCGCTCGCCTCGACGCCCTCGTCCATCAAGTCGCCGCGCCGATTTAAGCTGGTCCAGCAGGAATCGGAGGCGCACGAGTAA
- the LOC5666735 gene encoding nascent polypeptide-associated complex subunit alpha, muscle-specific form: protein MSQEYSQHVLKVAVAQICQTIGWHSTHTSTMDLLVDVTQHFLREISRIMHRYCELYNRTEANLDDLALAYKEIGINLDELMEYIQFVDPIPLPLEVPRFPLPKESSLNFLKPGSREVLTRPVHIPEYMPPLLFESEEEGASGGAAAGGSSEEDRLAVVPAGGLVDAKSLLNSTALAIASVAAASMGEGRALTDGGGTGGELLDDGAIVPHAVINEEVEIPMQTIEVKEQLEVTVTSPTATTTTTTTTLGDTTEEPAPAADDKPAEGSVVPKEKLTPTEEPPTGTPGGKPPIVAEEGRPTREISSVIMTTSGFISPAREGKLPESRIPIIPEERPMPAPPAPIAPLPAASHLPPVAAGSSAAAGSSTLSTLAPVSSAALLASAAGTSYFPKPGEGGALAAGNGTPAGGTVGAAAAPHDPALPPPPPPPPVKQAGEKTPKKVKKKPVDKEKKKADKGQAGASRKPDKHAGGEKGALMKPPPPPAGELPAGGNPFEGPAAAAVKEEKVFPPAAPGELAAGQYAPARENLVFNPFVKEGAMGAAAVKSEQNEQAGSGGMGLPGTSAPFPPGKPPKPAKVKGAGKDKPPKKRKSAVPKLPPGPLAMEQHPAGGLFGGPIAPPPMPPNLLPAAMTAAPLPVTKPKKVSKKKAANQQRGQQHEAGSLPPPLIGPLGLGPLPLVGTGGGSHPDLAFSRVPNAPNTAALSLPLKKPPHPMGPFKQEEPTAPAPPPHSQMAADQAAQLNLLQKMHPSLEITASPAIMSQQQQETGKQHRQPPFEPKALKASDTASDRDVIVIDDDKTPPHVASMLSPGGAAVTPSTPFTTPPTSKKQRKQAAAAGDYQLLGANMMGYPPGGPKQPSFSGHAFEGGGVDFRHVDADPHGLQFSPTGVPKTPDIKLQHSSSSSTPSWMSESPRLATPKKGAAAAASTTSTTTGNLFSELSSKTLSEFMVPNKGLGPVAEPGKKPKRPKQKPNKNADAKRAKLEQAEGVKKLPNAGGAAAGPTDLPGSKNPFALYPGALNPFAPDAASAYSKYLNQVASLPRMPFGMFPLPSGPGLIPDNPLFPRLPPNYPGQHRPGFQMPPNPFGLPPGLNPMNNPLLRLPGLANRLPGMGGGLTGSQRDFLDEPLDPETKLAQTPLDLQKSTCNVAPLVPPSLFQSAAEGMGLGDGTGSSELLNLSVKAGTGGPKETVTTAQSTVSSKKDTTLTISGAATSAASSVSSHSLFSSSVSTSVKDAGRTDAPLVRESAYKEDQVVILPAASFLPGASPPQRSNLLVIDIDDSDGSQSTATTGGKSKDGKRKQKEHKKDRKQKDGKLKKKKDKKDKSKSKDRDREQLKELAAGTATAPGVMTMGMIGAEEALMEQLRKERKEKKEKRKEKLKKEKRKEKESRGAGGGAGPSQQAGEPGLKLMLKLGGSNATQSPRSETPEQQRRDGSPELARISALVTRPPKLKGSTTPSGKGKKDDGAGKGAPPHSSPGGGDAKLLQPAADPDDTFGALKQPAKVNFAGGAAGGAATSSTVVTAAATLGSYGAEESVAGGSGGRGTKTVRTAPDGLPVDTPAKAFGGATGGGGEPSSKKAAKESKSSKSVHHHHHHAAADTYNTTPVHMTDVDGNTVWICPACGRVDDGTPMIGCDGCDAWYHWVCVGIQVPPDDNEDWYCRVCIAKKQDTQADEKQRKRKKKDKKTSKE from the coding sequence atgtCGCAGGAGTACTCCCAGCATGTGCTGAAGGTGGCGGTGGCCCAGATCTGCCAGACGATCGGCTGGCACTCGACCCACACGTCCACGATGGATTTGCTGGTGGACGTCACGCAGCACTTTCTGCGCGAAATCTCGCGCATCATGCACCGGTACTGCGAGCTGTACAACCGGACCGAGGCGAACCTGGACGATCTGGCGCTCGCGTACAAGGAGATCGGCATCAACCTGGACGAGCTGATGGAGTACATCCAGTTCGTCGATCCGATCCCGCTGCCGCTCGAGGTGCCCCGCTTTCCGCTGCCGAAGGAGTCCAGCCTGAACTTCCTGAAGCCGGGCAGCCGGGAGGTGCTGACGCGCCCGGTCCACATCCCGGAGTACATGCCGCCGCTGCTGTTCGAAAGCGAGGAGGAGGGTGCGTCCGGCGGGGCGGCGGCTGGCGGCAGCAGCGAAGAGGACAGGCTGGCGGTGGTTCCGGCCGGCGGGCTGGTGGATGCGAAAAGTTTGCTCAACAGTACGGCGCTCGCGATTGCATCCGTGGCCGCCGCCTCCATGGGAGAGGGGCGCGCCCTGACCGACGGTGGTGGCACGGGCGGGGAACTGCTGGACGATGGTGCGATCGTGCCGCACGCCGTCATCAACGAGGAGGTGGAAATACCGATGCAAACGATCGAGGTGAAGGAGCAACTGGAGGTGACAGTGACGTCACCGAcagctacaacaacaacaacaacaacgacccTGGGAGACACAACGGAGGAACCCGCGCCCGCCGCGGATGATAAACCGGCGGAAGGAAGTGTGGTGCCGAAGGAAAAGCTCACGCCCACCGAAGAACCACCCACAGGGACGCCCGGGGGAAAGCCACCGATCGTGGCAGAGGAGGGCCGGCCGACGCGCGAAATCAGCAGCGTGATCATGACCACGTCCGGGTTCATTTCGCCTGCCCGCGAAGGCAAGCTGCCCGAGTCGCGCATTCCCATCATCCCGGAGGAGCGTCCGATGCCGGCGCCGCCCGCCCCCATCGCACCGCTGCCCGCCGCATCGCACCTTCCGCCCGTGGCAGCCGGTTCGTCTGCGGCGGCCGGCTCTTCGACACTGTCCACGTTGGCGCCGGTGTCGTCGGCGGCACTGCTCGCGTCGGCCGCCGGCACAAGCTACTTCCCGAAGCCGGGCGAGGGTGGAGCGTTGGCAGCGGGCAACGGTACGCCCGCCGGCGGCACGGTCGGAGCAGCGGCTGCTCCGCACGATCCGGCCCTACCGCCCCCGCCCCCACCGCCGCCAGTGAAGCAGGCGGGCGAGAAGACGCCGAAAAAGGTGAAGAAGAAACCGGTCGacaaggagaagaaaaaggcGGACAAGGGCCAGGCCGGTGCGTCCCGCAAGCCGGACAAGCACGCCGGCGGGGAGAAGGGCGCACTGATGaagccgccaccaccgccagccgGCGAGCTGCCGGCCGGTGGCAATCCGTTCGAgggcccagcagcagcagcagtaaaggAGGAGAAAGTGTTTCCCCCAGCGGCGCCGGGAGAGCTGGCGGCGGGCCAGTATGCGCCGGCGAGGGAAAACCTGGTGTTTAATCCGTTCGTCAAGGAGGGAGCGATGGGTGCGGCCGCCGTCAAGTCGGAGCAGAACGAACAAGCGGGCAGTGGTGGGATGGGCCTGCCCGGCACGAGCGCACCCTTCCCGCCCGGCAAACCGCCCAAACCGGCCAAGGTAAAGGGGGCGGGCAAGGACAAGCCGCCGAAGAAGCGCAAATCGGCCGTCCCGAAGCTGCCGCCCGGTCCGCTTGCGATGGAGCAGCACCCGGCGGGCGGACTGTTCGGTGGTCCCATCGCACCACCCCCGATGCCGCCGAACTTGCTGCCGGCGGCGATGACGGCAGCACCGCTGCCGGTCACCAAGCCGAAGAAGGTGTCGAAGAAGAAGGCGGCCAACCAGCAGCGGGGCCAGCAGCACGAGGCCGggtcgctgccgccgccgctcaTCGGGCCGCTCGGGCTCGGCCCGCTGCCGCTCGTCGGCACGGGCGGCGGGTCCCATCCGGACCTGGCGTTCAGCCGTGTGCCGAACGCGCCCAACACGGCCGCCCTCTCGCTGCCGCTGAAGAAGCCGCCGCACCCGATGGGGCCGTTCAAGCAGGAGGAGCCGACGGCGCCGGCCCCACCACCCCACAGCCAGATGGCGGCCGATCAGGCGGCTCAGCTAAACCTGCTCCAGAAGATGCACCCGAGCCTGGAGATCACTGCCTCGCCCGCCATAatgtcgcagcagcagcaggaaacgGGCAAGCAGCACCGGCAGCCACCGTTCGAGCCGAAGGCGCTGAAGGCGTCGGACACGGCGAGCGACCGGGACGTGATCGTAATTGACGACGACAAGACACCGCCACACGTGGCCTCGATGCTGTCGCCCGGCGGGGCCGCTGTGACGCCGTCGACACCCTTCACCACGCCACCGACCAGCAAGAAGCAGCGCAAGCAGGCGGCCGCTGCCGGCGACTACCAGCTGCTGGGCGCGAACATGATGGGCTACCCACCGGGCGGGCCCAAGCAACCGTCCTTCTCCGGTCACGCGTTCGAGGGCGGCGGCGTCGACTTCCGGCACGTGGACGCGGACCCGCACGGGCTGCAGTTTTCGCCCACCGGTGTGCCCAAAACGCCCGACATCAAGCTGCAGCactcgtcctcctcgtccacACCGTCCTGGATGAGCGAGTCGCCCCGGCTGGCGACGCCGAAGAAGggagctgctgccgccgcctccaccacctccaccactaCCGGCAATCTGTTCTCCGAGCTGTCGTCCAAAACGCTCAGCGAGTTTATGGTGCCAAACAAGGGGCTCGGGCCTGTGGCCGAGCCGGGCAAGAAGCCGAAACGCCCGAAGCAGAAGCCCAACAAAAACGCGGACGCCAAGCGGGCCAAGCTGGAGCAGGCGGAGGGTGTGAAAAAGCTGCCCAACGCCGGCGGCGCCGCCGCCGGTCCGACCGACCTGCCCGGCAGCAAGAACCCGTTCGCGCTCTACCCGGGCGCCCTCAACCCGTTCGCACCGGATGCGGCGAGCGCGTACAGCAAGTACCTGAACCAGGTCGCGAGCCTGCCCCGCATGCCGTTCGGCATGTTTCCGCTGCCGTCCGGGCCGGGCCTGATACCGGACAATCCGCTGTTTCCCCGGCTGCCCCCGAACTACCCGGGGCAGCACCGGCCCGGCTTCCAGATGCCGCCGAACCCGTTCGGGCTGCCGCCCGGCCTGAACCCGATGAACAACCCGCTGCTCCGGCTGCCGGGCCTGGCGAACCGGCTGCCGGGGATGGGCGGCGGCCTCACCGGCAGCCAGCGCGACTTCCTGGACGAGCCGCTCGATCCGGAGACGAAGCTGGCCCAGACGCCGCTCGATCTGCAAAAGTCCACCTGCAACGTGGCGCCGCTCGTGCCGCCCTCGCTGTTCCAGAGCGCAGCGGAGGGTATGGGGCTGGGCGACGGCACTGGGTCGAGCGAGCTGCTCAACCTGTCCGTGAAGGCCGGTACGGGTGGGCCCAAGGAAACGGTCACCACGGCGCAGTCGACCGTCTCGAGCAAGAAGGACACGACGCTCACGATTTCGGGCGCCGCAACGTCCGCCGCCAGCAGCGTGAGCAGCCATTCGCTGTTCAGCAGCAGCGTTTCGACGAGCGTGAAGGACGCGGGCCGCACGGACGCGCCGCTCGTGCGCGAATCGGCGTACAAGGAGGACCAGGTGGTGATACTGCCCGCTGCCAGCTTCCTGCCGGGGGCGAGCCCGCCCCAGCGCTCCAACCTGCTGGTGATCGACATCGACGACTCGGACGGCAGCCAGTCGACGGCGACGACCGGCGGCAAGAGCAAGGACGGCAAGCGCAAGCAGAAGGAGCACAAGAAGGACCGCAAGCAGAAGGACGGCAAgctcaagaagaagaaggacaaGAAGGACAAGAGCAAGAGCAAGGACCGGGACCGGGAGCAGCTGAAGGAGCTGGCGGCGGGCACGGCCACCGCGCCGGGCGTGATGACGATGGGCATGATCGGCGCGGAGGAGGCCCTGATGGAGCAGCTGCGCAAGGAGCGcaaggagaagaaggaaaagcgcAAGGAGAAGCTGAAGAAGGAGAAGCGCAAGGAGAAGGAGTCGCGCGGTGCGGGCGGTGGTGCGGGACCGTCGCAGCAGGCGGGCGAGCCGGGCCTGAAGCTGATGCTGAAGCTCGGCGGCTCGAACGCGACCCAGTCGCCGCGATCGGAAACGCCCGAGCAGCAGCGCAGGGATGGGTCGCCGGAGCTGGCCCGCATATCGGCGCTCGTCACGCGCCCGCCGAAGCTGAAGGGCAGCACGACACCGAGCGGCAAGGGCAAGAAGGATGACGGGGCCGGCAAGGGCGCACCGCCGCACAGTTCGCCCGGTGGTGGGGACGCGAAGCTGCTGCAGCCGGCGGCCGACCCGGACGACACGTTCGGTGCGCTCAAGCAGCCGGCGAAGGTGAACTTTGCGGGCGGCGCGGCGGGTGGTGCCGCTACGTCGTCGACGGTGGTGACAGCGGCGGCCACGCTCGGCAGCTACGGCGCGGAGGAGAGCGTCGCGGGTGGTTCCGGCGGTCGCGGCACGAAGACGGTCCGCACGGCACCGGACGGGCTGCCGGTGGACACGCCGGCGAAAGCGTTCGGTGGTGctaccggcggcggcggcgaacCCTCGTCCAAGAAGGCGGCCAAGGAGTCGAAGAGCTCGAAATCGgtgcaccaccatcatcatcatgcggCGGCCGATACGTACAACACGACGCCGGTGCACATGACGGACGTGGACGGCAACACGGTGTGGATCTGTCCGGCGTGCGGCCGGGTCGACGACGGCACGCCGATGATCGGGTGCGACGGGTGCGACGCCTGGTACCACTGGGTGTGCGTCGGCATCCAGGTGCCGCCGGACGACAACGAGGACTGGTACTGTCGCGTGTGCATCGCCAAGAAGCAGGACACGCAGGCGGACGAGAAGCAGCGCAAGCGCAAGAAGAAGGACAAGAAGACGTCCAAAGAGTAA